From the Salvelinus alpinus chromosome 12, SLU_Salpinus.1, whole genome shotgun sequence genome, the window CTTGCCTAACCCAGCCCACCAGCCAGCTACGCAACGGAGCcaagccccacacacacaccccgcacACACACGGCCCGCACTGCACACACGCCGCCAACACACATGCCTCTCACCCCAATGGAGTGAGGAACGGAGGGCTCCATGATCGGCCGGCCCCCAGCTCCGTACCCAGGGCggcctcttcctcctcgtcttcCTCATCGGGGATGAAGAACCCTAAGAAGCTCCAGTCCAACCCCTCCATCACCTCTCAGAGCAGCAAGAGGAGCAAGAGCTCCTCCAAGAGCAACAGCTCCCAGATACCTACAGAGGCACAGGATGGTGAGAAGCTACCTACTTCTGTCCATCTCACTGTAGTACCCCACTTCTCCTATCTctattccatctctccctcttctcaAAACACTATGCATTGTAATCAACTACCAGGTAAAATAAATATGAAtaactctccttctctccctcagaCTGTTGTGTTCACTGTATCCTGGCCTGTCTGTTCTGTGAGTTCCTGACTCTGTGTAACATCGTGTTGGACTGTGCCACCTGTGGTTCGTGTGCGGGGGACGACTCGGCGTGTTTCTGTTGCTGCTGTGCCTCCGAGGAGTGTGGCGACTGTGAACTGCCGTGTGACATGGACTGTGGGATCATCGACGCGTGCTGCGAGTCTGCAGACTGCCTGGAGATCTGCATGGAGTGCTGCGGACTCTGTTTCTCCTCCTGAGCCTTTCAAACTGCACAGGGccataaatatatatatctcaCACACTGACACAGCTCAGGCTCAgtcagagatactgtatataatgacaagatggtcttgtctccaccctaacaatgggagtcattgTCCCAAAGGCAGGCGGTCTGCTTATCAGTCTGCTTATCgctccacctcttcctctctggcttAGTAGAGAGGGCAGTGGAGGGGCGGATCATTGGTCAATGTAAGGACATATCATTGGCTTTGACCAAGGTAGAGCACTGACATTGTTCAATGTTGTGGACAATCCGTTGGAATTGACCAATCGAAGGACAGGGACTACTCTTTGGCTTCTCCTGCTCACCTCCTCTGTGTTGCTTGTCGGTTTACTAAGGAGGACTATGGATATCTCTCATTGTTATGCAGATGTTTTGCTTAGAGCCCGACCGATATGGGATTTTTGGGTCTGATAACGATAGGAGGGAGGCAAAGTCACTGATTTACTGATATATCAGCCAATATATTGTTTTTAGAGGTGGAATGAAAAACTCCAAAGGATTAACAGATACTCTAAATGATAATTTcttaaaatattaaaataaacaTTATTTAAGATATCCACGAAAAAGCAACTATATGCTCAATAAATACAAcagtaatttacatttacatttaagtcatttagcagacgctcttatccagagcgacttacaaattgggtaAGTAATACTTGTTTAGTGTCCCTTCTTAGACATATCTTTAAGTTGTACCTATCTATGGCAGTAGATAAGAAGTATGCAAAAGTGCTTGTGTTAAACCACCACAAGGTTGAATGAATTAAACTTAGTCTCAAAGTAAATCTGAAACTGCACTGTTCACAAATAAGCATTGAAATGCAGTAACATGCCGTTCGTAAtgtcaccactaggtgtcagcgtCAGCATTTGTCTTGAGTAGATTTACCACAGTGTCTACAACAGTCAAAGGtcatgtaaacaaacactttatGGCAACCTTGCAATGAGAGTAGGATATGACAAGCACAAGCTAGCTGTTCATTACGACAATGTTTTCTTACAGAAACCATATCTACATTACTGTTATTCAATACAAAATATATTAGCTGTAAATTTCAACTGCAAATGGCCTGATGACTAAAAATATTTATGCAGGCAAATGCTTGCCGCACTTGTTTTAGTCACACGTtctcatttagctagctagctagagttATCTCATCATGAATGCAAGCACATGGCCTGCTTTTTGCAGATTGCATATTTCGGAAAACAAACTAAATAAGCCCACTAGCTAATATAATAGGCCCAGACAGTAATAGTGTTATTTTTGTATCAAGAATGATTGTTCACTTTGGCGCTAGTCCAGTGTTGCACATAAGTAGCAtagattgctagctagctagcaaagcgaACTACCTTGCTGACTAGATAGCTTGAGCATACGTTAACTAAGTGAGAATGTGATGAGGACAGGGCTGCTTGCTTGGTGAAGTGTACTTTTGATTATACACTTATTCAAATACGCTGGCTGTGGCAAGCTACTCACCGTCTAACCACCATGCCTACTCACGTTGTGACCTAGGCCTGAATGATGTTCAATGAGCAGCTCATAGAGCGCCCTCTTCAGGCAACCATTGACTATTAAAAAAATGACCACAAATGAGCAGACGTATTTGTTTATTCTAAAAAATAATGAAacggcagggagcaggtctcgaaacCTCGACCTTccagcccgaagtccagcgcgctatcgactgtgccgcaaaagcatgctcaagcggcattgttgatttccgcgcttataaccccagggtcgttacaataatATCTGTGCTTTATCTGTGGAATAAATACCGATACAAATCTTTCTGTTAAAGGCTAATATCGTTCAACTGATTTATCAGTCGGGCTCTAGTTTTTCTACTGTATGGTCGCTGTGCTCCAGCGATGGTTCTGCGCGGCGTCTCTCTGGACTGTTCCTTTGGACTCAGTGAGCCATCTCTTattacagtagaaccccctgtgTCTCCAGAGGCTCAGCAGCACAATGACTGGCTCTCTCGATGCATGAGAATGACCTTGAAGGCAAATGAGAAAATGGCTCCATTTAACAGGATTTCAGTGTTTCTGTAGATAAGACTGCAGAGTAATGGGGAAATGGTCGCTCAGATCTGAGCAGCACTCTTTGTCCTTG encodes:
- the mdfi gene encoding myoD family inhibitor codes for the protein MPMDVERSPPVSSPEPPDDGDPCPPTLHPDPPTDTPVSTPSPTPTPTTGQPQTRSTPIHPTQPCLTQPTSQLRNGAKPHTHTPHTHGPHCTHAANTHASHPNGVRNGGLHDRPAPSSVPRAASSSSSSSSGMKNPKKLQSNPSITSQSSKRSKSSSKSNSSQIPTEAQDDCCVHCILACLFCEFLTLCNIVLDCATCGSCAGDDSACFCCCCASEECGDCELPCDMDCGIIDACCESADCLEICMECCGLCFSS